In Desulfovibrio sp. UIB00, the following are encoded in one genomic region:
- a CDS encoding FeoA family protein, which yields MSQIVNLRQMQVGQQGKIAAVEALGEMNRRIRDMGLIPGTTVSIVGRAPLKDPVALRLSGVTISLRNSEADFIKVDLSGVSS from the coding sequence ATGAGCCAGATTGTCAATCTGCGTCAGATGCAAGTAGGACAGCAGGGAAAGATTGCAGCCGTTGAAGCCCTTGGCGAAATGAACCGACGCATCCGCGACATGGGTCTTATCCCCGGCACCACGGTATCCATTGTAGGCCGCGCGCCTCTCAAGGATCCTGTTGCCTTGCGCCTTTCAGGCGTAACCATCTCCTTGCGCAACAGCGAGGCTGACTTTATCAAAGTTGACCTTTCCGGCGTGTCCAGCTAG